The following are from one region of the Candidatus Margulisiibacteriota bacterium genome:
- the carB gene encoding carbamoyl-phosphate synthase large subunit — protein MPKRSDIKKIMLIGSGPIVIGQACEFDYSGTQACKALKEEGYEVVLVNSNPATIMTDPEFADRTYIEPITPEVVEKIIEAEKPDALLPTLGGQTALNVTVALGEKGVFKKHGVELIGASLEAIKKAEDRQLFKEAMSRIGLDLPRSAFVYSVEEAVKAIDEIGFPAIIRPAFTMGGSGGGIAYNLEELKAIVASGISMSQIGQVLIEESIIGWKEYELEVMRDLKDNVVIICTIENFDPMGIHTGDSITVAPAQTLTDKEFQRLRNYSIAVIREIGVDTGGSNIQFGVNPDNGRVVIIEMNPRVSRSSALASKATGFPIAKIAAKLAVGYSLDEIPNDITKKTPACFEPSIDYVVTKLPRFTFEKFPAADRTLNTQMKSVGEAMAIGRTFTESLQKALRSLEIDVSGLDDLKKDGSDVDESQLALSVFEKLSEASIPLEKIKEKLSIPNAERLFYIKQAFQNGMSLDETAKLSKIDKWFLDNILQIVEAEARIKDKVVDCDLDTLKEAKRMGFSDRQIGRYWRMSETQVRKVRKDAGIVPVYKTVDTCAAEFEAYTPYYYSTYEKEDEVLPSQRPKIMILGGGPNRIGQGIEFDYCCVHASFALKQDGFETIMVNCNPETVSTDYDTSDRLYFEPMTFEDVMNIVEKENPVGVIVQFGGQTPLKLAVPLERAGVKLLGTSSDSIDTAEDRKRFDKLLAKLDIPRPSNGSAMSYEEARAVAQKIGYPVLARPSYVLGGRAMEIVYDDESLMTYMKTASQVSPDHPILIDEFLEDAIEVDVDCLCDGREAVIAGIMEHIEEAGIHSGDSACVLPPYSIAQETVETIKEYTYALAKKLKVVGLMNIQYAVKNDKVYVLEVNPRASRTVPFVSKATGIPWAKAAARVLAGKTIKELKIKEKVPVHVSVKEVVFPFIKFTNQDILLGPEMKSTGEVMGIADGFGLAYAKAQLGAGEKLPAGGTVFISVKNKDKRNIVPIAKVFSSLGFKIVATEGTANSLGRSGLDVQKVKKFSEGRPNIVDEIRSGKIDLVINTPLGKGSRQDDYQIRRAALLGKVLVATTLAGASAIAGAVESMKKNSLSVKALQEYFK, from the coding sequence ATGCCGAAAAGAAGCGACATCAAAAAAATAATGCTGATAGGCTCAGGTCCCATCGTGATCGGACAGGCATGCGAATTTGATTATTCCGGGACCCAGGCGTGCAAGGCTCTCAAAGAAGAAGGCTATGAAGTGGTCCTTGTCAACAGCAATCCCGCCACGATAATGACCGACCCGGAATTTGCCGACAGAACTTACATAGAGCCCATCACTCCAGAGGTTGTGGAAAAGATCATAGAAGCCGAAAAGCCTGATGCGCTGCTGCCGACCCTCGGAGGCCAGACAGCGCTTAATGTGACGGTAGCACTAGGAGAAAAAGGCGTTTTTAAAAAGCATGGAGTAGAGCTGATAGGCGCAAGCCTTGAGGCCATTAAAAAAGCCGAGGACAGGCAGCTGTTCAAGGAAGCCATGTCAAGGATCGGTCTGGACCTGCCCAGGAGCGCGTTCGTCTACAGTGTTGAAGAAGCGGTAAAGGCCATTGATGAGATCGGTTTTCCCGCGATAATAAGACCTGCGTTCACCATGGGCGGCTCTGGCGGCGGCATTGCGTACAATCTTGAAGAATTAAAGGCGATCGTTGCCTCCGGGATCTCCATGAGCCAGATCGGCCAGGTGCTGATAGAGGAGTCCATAATCGGGTGGAAAGAGTATGAGCTTGAGGTCATGAGGGACCTCAAGGATAATGTGGTTATCATCTGCACCATAGAGAACTTTGACCCGATGGGCATACACACGGGCGACAGCATTACGGTAGCGCCCGCGCAGACCCTGACGGATAAGGAATTCCAGCGTTTGAGGAACTATTCTATCGCGGTCATCAGGGAGATCGGCGTCGATACCGGAGGTTCCAACATACAGTTCGGGGTTAATCCCGATAACGGCAGGGTTGTGATAATAGAGATGAACCCCAGGGTCTCGCGCAGTTCCGCTCTTGCATCAAAGGCCACCGGTTTCCCCATTGCAAAGATAGCGGCCAAGCTGGCCGTGGGATATTCCCTGGACGAGATCCCCAACGATATTACAAAGAAGACGCCTGCCTGTTTTGAGCCTTCCATAGATTATGTTGTTACCAAGCTGCCAAGGTTCACCTTCGAAAAATTCCCGGCCGCCGACAGGACGCTGAACACGCAAATGAAATCCGTGGGCGAGGCCATGGCTATCGGCCGGACCTTTACGGAGTCCCTTCAAAAGGCCCTGCGCTCGCTGGAGATAGATGTGAGCGGGCTCGACGACCTTAAGAAGGACGGAAGCGATGTTGATGAGTCTCAGCTGGCTCTCTCGGTCTTTGAAAAGCTTTCTGAGGCCTCCATTCCGTTAGAAAAGATCAAGGAAAAACTTAGTATCCCCAATGCGGAGAGACTGTTCTATATTAAGCAGGCCTTCCAGAACGGCATGTCCCTGGACGAAACAGCAAAATTGAGCAAAATAGACAAATGGTTCCTGGACAATATCCTCCAGATAGTTGAAGCGGAAGCAAGGATAAAGGATAAGGTGGTTGACTGCGACCTGGACACGCTCAAAGAAGCCAAGCGCATGGGTTTTTCCGACAGGCAGATAGGACGGTACTGGAGGATGTCCGAAACTCAGGTGAGAAAGGTCAGGAAAGATGCCGGCATTGTTCCGGTCTATAAGACCGTGGATACCTGTGCGGCAGAATTCGAGGCATATACTCCTTATTACTATTCCACTTACGAAAAAGAGGACGAAGTGCTGCCGTCCCAGCGGCCAAAGATAATGATCCTGGGCGGCGGGCCCAACAGGATAGGACAGGGGATCGAGTTTGATTATTGCTGTGTGCATGCTTCCTTTGCGCTGAAACAGGACGGGTTTGAGACCATAATGGTCAACTGCAATCCTGAAACTGTTTCTACCGACTACGATACTTCCGACAGGCTCTATTTTGAGCCCATGACCTTTGAGGATGTGATGAACATCGTGGAAAAAGAAAATCCCGTCGGGGTCATTGTCCAGTTCGGGGGACAGACACCTCTTAAGCTGGCGGTGCCTCTGGAAAGAGCCGGTGTCAAACTGCTCGGGACCTCTTCAGACTCGATAGATACGGCAGAAGACAGGAAAAGATTTGACAAATTGCTGGCCAAGCTGGACATTCCAAGGCCCAGCAACGGGAGCGCCATGTCGTACGAAGAAGCAAGAGCGGTCGCGCAGAAAATAGGCTATCCGGTGCTGGCCCGGCCTTCATATGTCCTTGGCGGAAGGGCAATGGAAATAGTGTATGATGACGAGTCCCTGATGACCTATATGAAGACCGCCTCGCAGGTTTCCCCCGATCATCCCATACTCATAGATGAATTCCTTGAGGATGCGATAGAGGTAGATGTTGATTGCCTCTGCGACGGCAGAGAGGCCGTAATAGCGGGGATAATGGAGCATATAGAGGAGGCGGGCATCCACAGCGGGGACAGCGCCTGTGTCCTTCCTCCGTATTCTATAGCTCAGGAGACGGTCGAGACCATAAAGGAATACACTTACGCATTGGCAAAAAAACTCAAAGTAGTGGGCCTGATGAACATCCAGTATGCCGTAAAGAACGACAAGGTCTATGTTCTTGAGGTCAATCCCAGAGCGTCCCGCACTGTCCCCTTTGTTTCGAAGGCGACAGGAATACCCTGGGCTAAGGCTGCGGCAAGGGTTTTGGCGGGAAAAACCATTAAAGAACTCAAGATCAAGGAAAAAGTCCCCGTTCATGTTTCCGTGAAAGAAGTGGTCTTTCCCTTTATCAAATTTACGAACCAGGATATCCTGCTCGGTCCGGAGATGAAGTCAACGGGAGAGGTGATGGGGATAGCGGATGGCTTTGGTCTTGCCTACGCCAAAGCTCAGTTGGGTGCCGGCGAAAAACTTCCCGCGGGAGGAACGGTCTTTATTTCCGTAAAGAACAAGGATAAGCGCAATATTGTTCCAATCGCAAAGGTCTTTTCCTCTCTCGGGTTCAAGATAGTTGCCACCGAGGGTACCGCTAATTCCCTGGGCAGGTCGGGCCTGGATGTGCAGAAGGTGAAAAAATTTTCGGAGGGCAGGCCCAATATAGTCGACGAGATAAGGTCGGGAAAGATAGACCTTGTAATAAATACTCCGCTGGGGAAAGGGAGCAGACAAGACGATTATCAGATAAGAAGAGCCGCGCTTTTGGGCAAGGTTCTTGTGGCCACCACGCTTGCCGGGGCCTCGGCCATTGCAGGTGCGGTAGAGTCCATGAAGAAGAACTCCCTCTCGGTAAAAGCCCTGCAGGAGTACTTTAAGTAG
- a CDS encoding 7-carboxy-7-deazaguanine synthase QueE → MTSLGQISSIFQSIQGEGLYVGERQIFIRFIGCNLSCEYCDTVEKNDNPFTPDDVVKEVDKILTNPKLFHSVSITGGEPLLQVDFLKELLPKLKLKKYLETNGTLPDHLSEIVDLVDIVAMDIKLPSATGCASYFKEHEKFLETALFKNVFVKAVVTKDTLPKEIDEMCALIERVESSVPLVLQPATPQRGAKFNPAPEQLLSFQAIAKKRLEKVLVIPQTHRLTGLE, encoded by the coding sequence ATGACCTCTTTAGGGCAGATCTCGTCAATATTCCAGAGCATCCAGGGCGAAGGCCTCTATGTTGGTGAGCGTCAGATATTCATAAGGTTCATAGGGTGCAATCTCTCCTGCGAGTACTGTGATACCGTCGAGAAAAACGACAATCCTTTTACACCAGACGATGTTGTTAAAGAAGTTGACAAGATATTAACGAACCCAAAACTGTTCCACTCCGTCAGCATAACCGGGGGAGAGCCTCTTTTGCAGGTGGATTTTTTGAAGGAACTGCTCCCGAAACTGAAACTCAAAAAGTATCTTGAGACCAACGGCACACTGCCGGACCATCTTTCGGAAATAGTGGACCTGGTGGATATTGTGGCCATGGACATAAAACTGCCCTCTGCAACCGGCTGCGCTTCCTATTTTAAGGAGCACGAAAAATTTCTCGAGACGGCGCTCTTTAAGAATGTGTTCGTCAAAGCCGTGGTAACAAAGGACACCCTTCCTAAAGAGATAGATGAGATGTGCGCTTTGATAGAGCGGGTGGAGAGCTCTGTCCCTCTTGTGCTGCAGCCGGCCACCCCTCAAAGAGGGGCAAAGTTTAATCCGGCGCCGGAGCAGCTGCTGTCATTTCAGGCGATAGCAAAGAAAAGGCTTGAAAAAGTGCTGGTCATACCGCAGACCCACCGGCTGACAGGGCTGGAATAA
- the trpS gene encoding tryptophan--tRNA ligase: protein MARILSGIQPSGKLHLGNLTGAVSNWAALQNKHESLFFIADLHALTTGYSDTKDFAKSIRELAVDLLSAGIDPDKATLFIQSQVPEHSELHLIFSMITPLSWLERVPTYKSKIEEIKGVDLATYGFLGYPVLQAADILIYKAEFVPVGQDQLPHLELTREIARRFNNLYGEVFPEPKEMLTNFPVIPGLDGRKMSKSYGNSIALSDHTDEIRKKVSLAVTDPARIKKDDPGHPEVCVVHSYYKIYGKEVSQEIDKKCRAGAIGCVECKKQLAEILVKALEGPREKRKELEKDPKKVDDILEKGRKKASEESRRTLSEVKKAMHLI from the coding sequence ATGGCAAGGATATTATCCGGGATCCAGCCCTCCGGAAAGCTGCATCTGGGCAATCTGACAGGGGCTGTCAGCAACTGGGCCGCCCTGCAGAACAAGCACGAATCCCTGTTCTTTATTGCCGACCTGCACGCTCTTACCACCGGCTATTCCGATACAAAGGACTTTGCAAAGAGCATCCGCGAACTGGCTGTCGACCTCTTGTCCGCGGGGATAGACCCGGACAAGGCCACTCTTTTTATTCAATCCCAGGTCCCTGAGCACAGTGAACTACACCTGATCTTTTCCATGATCACGCCTCTGTCCTGGCTGGAGAGGGTCCCCACCTACAAGAGCAAGATAGAAGAGATCAAGGGGGTGGACCTTGCGACCTACGGTTTTCTGGGATATCCAGTACTTCAGGCCGCGGACATCCTCATCTATAAAGCGGAGTTCGTCCCTGTAGGGCAGGACCAGCTGCCCCATCTTGAACTTACAAGGGAGATCGCGCGCAGGTTCAACAATCTCTATGGCGAAGTCTTTCCCGAGCCAAAGGAGATGCTGACGAATTTTCCCGTGATCCCTGGACTGGACGGAAGAAAGATGAGCAAAAGCTACGGCAACTCCATAGCCCTGTCGGATCATACTGATGAGATCAGGAAAAAGGTCTCTCTTGCCGTGACCGATCCTGCAAGGATAAAAAAGGATGACCCGGGGCATCCGGAAGTCTGCGTTGTTCATTCCTACTATAAGATCTACGGCAAAGAGGTCTCGCAGGAGATCGATAAAAAATGCAGGGCCGGAGCGATAGGCTGCGTGGAGTGCAAAAAACAGCTGGCGGAGATACTTGTAAAAGCCCTGGAAGGCCCGAGGGAAAAGAGAAAAGAGCTTGAAAAAGACCCTAAAAAAGTGGATGATATACTTGAAAAAGGAAGAAAAAAAGCTTCCGAGGAGTCCAGAAGGACCCTGTCCGAAGTAAAAAAGGCGATGCATCTGATTTAA
- a CDS encoding RodZ domain-containing protein, whose translation MSETHFDIGQTFRDKRLSRELSLDKAAKDTKISKPYLAAIEANEFARIPNEIVAKGFLQIYADYLGLDPRPALHEFKKLSKKQTPSVVPAENKTARAFVPDDRYKYAVPAVLAVLLVFFVSWGALSLLKTSGPHPKQAAKPVVSKKAGLLLRLELSGRSWIRAYSDGVPAFEGVYYEGTSKTVEAKDRATIKIGNAQAVKIYSGSELVYSGGSPGQVITKEFSR comes from the coding sequence GTGAGTGAAACACATTTTGACATAGGCCAGACTTTCAGGGACAAAAGGCTTTCCAGGGAGCTTTCTTTAGACAAAGCTGCTAAAGATACCAAGATATCAAAGCCTTACCTTGCAGCAATAGAGGCCAACGAATTTGCAAGGATACCCAATGAGATCGTGGCAAAAGGGTTCCTTCAGATCTACGCAGATTATCTCGGGCTTGACCCCAGGCCGGCGCTGCACGAGTTCAAAAAATTATCTAAAAAGCAAACCCCTTCTGTTGTTCCGGCAGAGAACAAAACAGCGCGGGCCTTTGTGCCGGATGACCGGTACAAATACGCGGTCCCCGCAGTGCTTGCGGTCCTTCTTGTCTTTTTTGTGTCATGGGGGGCGTTGTCTTTGTTGAAAACTTCCGGCCCACATCCAAAGCAGGCGGCAAAACCGGTCGTTTCAAAGAAAGCCGGCCTTTTGCTGCGGTTGGAACTTAGCGGCAGGTCCTGGATCAGGGCTTACTCGGACGGGGTCCCTGCTTTTGAAGGGGTCTATTACGAAGGGACCTCCAAAACGGTAGAGGCCAAAGACAGGGCTACCATCAAGATAGGAAACGCCCAGGCCGTTAAAATATACTCCGGCTCCGAACTCGTCTATAGTGGAGGCTCTCCCGGTCAGGTCATAACTAAAGAATTTTCAAGATGA
- a CDS encoding penicillin-binding protein 2: protein MKDTVNNRLMFVRLFVLAAFAAVLVKLLLIQVLDHRFYEELSMDQRTSQVKLASDRGDIFDRNGVLLATSRDTFSVFVRPRAMEDKSRVRQELLRFFPERKGLIGEKFAKNSAFWLIRKTEKKRAEHAKSINSTEIDIFREKKRVYPKGTFASQLIGTVGLDNDGLSGIEYGMDKYLRGIEGQYIFEKDVRGKQIATGTTRQIQRPTDGMDIYLTIDESIQYVAERELKKAVDKYHPDTASIAVMDVRTGELLAVASWPDFDPNNPSASPVKNWKLRPITDMYEPGSTFKVITAAAGIQEGLFEPDSRVPCPARMEVGGRIISNSHAVKAKNPTLRDVIAESLNTGTTYVSLKVGKEKFYSQIKSFGFGERTGSGFPGEARGLVPTPKKWHKSAEAMISFGQTLAVTPLQMLAAVSSIANSGILLRPHVVARIESSDKTTVRGTSPEEIRRVVSDRTAEKVNDLMRGVVLKEHGTGHKAKLAQYSSAIKTGTAQKPMPGGGYIPMGSNNFIASVVGFVPSTKPRVAIIVVLDHPKGSIWGATVAAPVFKEVGEFTLRYLETPPDL, encoded by the coding sequence ATGAAAGACACTGTCAATAATAGGCTTATGTTCGTCCGCCTCTTTGTTCTGGCGGCTTTTGCAGCCGTTCTGGTCAAGCTTTTGCTGATACAGGTGCTTGATCATAGGTTTTATGAAGAGCTCTCGATGGATCAGCGGACTTCGCAGGTAAAGCTGGCAAGCGACAGAGGCGACATCTTTGACCGCAACGGCGTTCTTCTGGCAACTTCCAGGGACACTTTTTCGGTGTTTGTTCGGCCAAGGGCGATGGAGGACAAGAGCAGGGTGCGGCAGGAGTTGCTGAGGTTTTTCCCTGAGAGGAAGGGCCTTATAGGTGAAAAATTTGCAAAGAACTCGGCTTTCTGGCTGATCAGGAAAACCGAAAAGAAAAGAGCCGAGCATGCAAAGAGCATAAACAGCACGGAGATAGACATCTTTAGGGAAAAGAAGAGGGTATATCCTAAAGGGACTTTTGCGTCCCAGCTGATCGGAACTGTCGGGCTGGACAATGACGGATTGTCCGGTATCGAGTACGGAATGGACAAGTATCTCAGAGGGATAGAAGGCCAGTACATCTTTGAAAAGGATGTAAGGGGCAAGCAGATAGCAACAGGCACCACAAGGCAGATACAGAGACCGACTGACGGGATGGACATTTATCTGACGATCGACGAGTCCATACAGTATGTTGCCGAAAGGGAACTGAAAAAGGCAGTTGACAAATATCATCCCGACACCGCTTCCATTGCTGTCATGGATGTAAGGACCGGAGAACTGCTCGCAGTGGCTAGCTGGCCGGATTTCGATCCCAATAATCCCTCGGCTTCACCCGTAAAGAACTGGAAGCTGCGTCCGATAACGGACATGTACGAGCCCGGCTCCACATTCAAGGTGATAACAGCCGCGGCCGGCATACAGGAGGGGCTTTTTGAACCGGACTCCCGTGTTCCCTGCCCGGCAAGGATGGAAGTTGGCGGGCGCATCATCAGCAATTCCCATGCTGTAAAGGCAAAGAACCCCACTCTGAGGGATGTTATAGCGGAATCCCTTAATACGGGCACAACTTATGTAAGCCTTAAGGTGGGCAAAGAAAAGTTCTATTCCCAGATAAAGTCCTTCGGTTTTGGCGAAAGGACAGGTTCGGGTTTTCCTGGAGAGGCAAGGGGGCTTGTGCCGACCCCCAAAAAATGGCATAAAAGCGCTGAGGCGATGATAAGCTTTGGACAGACTCTTGCGGTAACACCTCTGCAAATGCTTGCCGCGGTCTCTTCGATAGCCAACTCCGGTATCTTACTGCGCCCCCATGTGGTTGCCAGGATCGAGAGTTCCGACAAGACCACTGTAAGGGGCACTTCCCCAGAGGAGATAAGAAGGGTCGTTTCAGATAGAACAGCGGAAAAGGTCAATGATCTCATGAGGGGGGTCGTTCTCAAGGAGCATGGCACAGGCCACAAGGCAAAACTGGCGCAGTATTCCAGCGCTATCAAGACGGGTACGGCGCAAAAACCGATGCCTGGGGGCGGCTATATCCCGATGGGCAGCAACAATTTTATTGCCTCGGTCGTCGGATTTGTTCCATCGACAAAACCACGAGTGGCGATAATCGTGGTGCTTGACCATCCAAAAGGCTCTATCTGGGGCGCTACCGTGGCGGCCCCGGTCTTTAAGGAGGTCGGGGAATTTACTCTGAGATATTTGGAAACGCCTCCTGATCTGTGA
- the scpB gene encoding SMC-Scp complex subunit ScpB: protein MQDSGADDRKSVIESLLFVTKKPVSPGEISLVTGYEESEAGRLLEEIALEYESRPLQVIKVANGYILATRPQYSDFIDKFLNSPVSVSLSRQALETLSIIAYRQPVTKIDIERIRGVMSDSPIKSLLEKNLIRESGRSEAPGRPILYSTTVDFLKHFGLNDLSDLPPIEEDLSLLMGQSQDGRLEEAAQ from the coding sequence ATGCAGGATAGCGGCGCAGACGACAGGAAATCAGTTATAGAATCCCTGCTGTTCGTGACAAAAAAACCCGTCAGCCCGGGCGAGATAAGCCTTGTGACGGGATATGAGGAGTCGGAGGCCGGAAGGCTTTTGGAAGAGATAGCGCTGGAATATGAGAGCAGGCCTCTTCAGGTGATCAAGGTCGCCAACGGTTATATCCTTGCCACCAGGCCGCAATACAGCGATTTTATAGACAAATTCCTTAATTCCCCCGTATCCGTGTCTCTTTCCAGGCAGGCTCTTGAAACTCTTTCGATAATCGCCTACAGGCAGCCGGTGACCAAGATCGACATCGAAAGGATAAGGGGAGTGATGTCCGACAGCCCGATAAAATCGCTTCTGGAAAAGAACCTGATAAGGGAAAGCGGAAGGAGCGAGGCTCCGGGAAGGCCAATACTCTATTCAACTACTGTCGACTTTCTCAAGCATTTTGGGCTCAACGACTTAAGCGATCTGCCGCCCATAGAAGAGGACCTGTCCCTGTTGATGGGGCAGTCGCAGGACGGCCGCTTAGAAGAAGCAGCGCAGTGA
- the holA gene encoding DNA polymerase III subunit delta: MHSQKDNLYLLYGDEELLIREEIEALKTAHLGNGDPGMGFQVLEAGRIGEPGLLAELAGISMFSPKKMVLLRWHAGRKKTEGEDGGEADDDESAASKNDAAEELIKALSKLPQEVLFVCAAKNLDKRSRLYKFFAQKGKVLEFRRFREWEQAQLVSWVRERFKSEGLAAEKEAVEILAEISGPSLTQIDTEINKLAAYCAEKKLVSSEDVKELSTRGQLSAFALQNALQERDAAKALSALNVLLSSKTRHELIIGSVGAVFSMMLEAKTASGAFRSGARLNYYLERCEKGAKKYSFKELAHAVKVLRETDLLLKTSAPDARAALEMMLLEVTGKESARERR, translated from the coding sequence ATGCATTCTCAAAAGGATAACCTTTACCTTTTATACGGTGATGAAGAGCTTTTGATCCGCGAAGAGATAGAAGCCCTCAAAACAGCGCACCTTGGGAACGGGGATCCGGGAATGGGCTTTCAGGTCCTGGAGGCCGGCAGGATAGGGGAGCCGGGGCTTTTGGCCGAACTCGCAGGCATTTCGATGTTTTCCCCAAAAAAGATGGTCCTGTTAAGATGGCACGCAGGAAGAAAGAAGACAGAAGGCGAGGACGGAGGAGAGGCTGATGACGACGAAAGCGCCGCTTCCAAAAATGACGCTGCCGAAGAGCTGATAAAAGCCCTCTCTAAGCTGCCGCAGGAGGTCCTCTTTGTCTGCGCCGCAAAAAACCTCGACAAAAGAAGCCGGCTCTACAAGTTCTTTGCCCAGAAGGGAAAGGTCCTGGAATTCAGGCGGTTCAGGGAATGGGAGCAGGCGCAGCTGGTCTCCTGGGTGAGGGAAAGATTTAAGAGCGAGGGGCTTGCCGCGGAAAAAGAGGCCGTAGAGATACTTGCGGAGATATCGGGCCCATCGCTGACACAGATCGATACGGAGATAAATAAACTTGCCGCCTACTGCGCAGAAAAGAAACTGGTTTCCTCAGAGGATGTTAAAGAGCTTTCTACCAGAGGGCAGTTGAGCGCGTTCGCGCTTCAAAATGCCCTGCAGGAGAGGGACGCGGCAAAAGCTCTGTCGGCGCTTAATGTGCTCCTTTCTTCAAAGACAAGGCATGAACTCATAATAGGCTCGGTCGGGGCGGTGTTCTCTATGATGCTCGAGGCAAAGACGGCTTCCGGTGCATTTAGGTCCGGAGCAAGGCTTAATTACTATCTGGAGCGCTGCGAAAAAGGCGCAAAAAAATATTCGTTTAAAGAACTTGCTCATGCCGTAAAGGTGTTAAGGGAAACAGATCTTTTGCTTAAGACTAGCGCACCCGATGCAAGGGCGGCCCTTGAGATGATGCTGCTTGAGGTTACCGGAAAAGAGAGCGCGAGAGAGCGCAGATGA
- a CDS encoding segregation/condensation protein A, with product MQIVQQLENESYKSSRTYIPDEDEISALSSFSVKLDNYEGHFEELLSMVEKRSMEVLEVCLAKVTGQYLEYLACLPKMDVSIASEFLLIAAYLIERKSKGLLPVEEESHEVEEIESCLVDHLALYKVFKDRSAVLKERKELFSRIYHRFRTEEKCPQQVSVFLSDVAISDLTAAFRKIWLSAKSAGSGGEIVDEIVTVEERINQILDKLALSPSYLAFEDLFEKRSRLEIIVTFLAVLELMRQKAVQIKQDIRFGCIQIFPKAGMQEVS from the coding sequence TTGCAAATAGTTCAACAGCTTGAAAACGAGAGCTACAAAAGCTCCAGAACTTATATTCCCGACGAGGATGAAATATCCGCTCTTTCTTCTTTCAGCGTAAAGCTGGACAACTACGAAGGACATTTTGAAGAGCTGCTCTCGATGGTAGAGAAGCGTTCGATGGAAGTTTTGGAAGTGTGCCTTGCCAAGGTTACCGGACAGTATCTGGAATACCTTGCCTGCCTGCCAAAAATGGATGTTTCAATTGCCTCCGAGTTCCTCCTCATTGCGGCCTATCTGATAGAGAGAAAGTCCAAGGGGCTGCTGCCCGTTGAAGAGGAAAGCCACGAGGTGGAAGAGATAGAATCCTGCCTGGTCGACCATCTGGCGCTGTACAAGGTCTTTAAGGACCGCTCGGCCGTCCTAAAAGAGAGGAAAGAGCTCTTTTCCAGGATCTATCACCGTTTCAGGACGGAGGAAAAGTGCCCCCAACAGGTCAGCGTCTTTTTGTCGGATGTTGCAATAAGCGACCTTACCGCGGCTTTCAGAAAGATCTGGCTTTCGGCCAAGAGCGCCGGAAGCGGCGGCGAGATAGTGGATGAGATCGTAACAGTTGAGGAAAGGATCAACCAGATCCTGGATAAACTGGCGCTGTCCCCTTCGTATCTGGCCTTTGAGGACCTTTTTGAAAAAAGGTCAAGGCTTGAGATAATCGTGACCTTTCTTGCAGTGCTTGAACTGATGAGGCAGAAAGCCGTTCAGATCAAACAGGACATACGGTTCGGTTGCATACAGATCTTTCCCAAGGCGGGAATGCAGGAGGTGTCCTGA